Part of the Triticum urartu cultivar G1812 chromosome 2, Tu2.1, whole genome shotgun sequence genome, TCGTGATAAAGTGAGCAGGCGAGCTCGTCCACGCCGATGAATTTTCGCGATTGCAGATCTCTAATATTGACGAAATTAAACCCCCCTTCAGGAGGTCTTTACCACGGGCTAGGCCCAAGTTCTCTATCCCGTTTCTTATTGAAGACAAAAAGATGCCGAAGCACGATAAGACAAGACAAATGGGAAATATTCGTCCATTTATTTTTTTCACATACTAGTACTTCTCGAGATTATTCGTCCAGGGCTCACGCTCACGTTACGTAGACAAATGGGAAACCCCTTTCAtttcaaaaaataaataaaaggacgTGAGACCTCTGTTCAAGGGCCTCCGGTGGAAGCAGTCAAGTTTAATCCCGTGGCTGACGCCGAGGACGCCGCTGCAGCTCTTGTAGGATCCGACTCGGTCGGCAACGCCTGCCCCACGACGTCGTCACGGCAGCCGCGGCACTGGCTCTGGCAGCTGCCTTCGCCGCAGTAGGCGTCGCCACTGCCGCAGAAGCCGTATTTACCGCAGCAGAGGCAGTTGGGGCACTTTGCGCCGCGGGCCTGGTCGCCGCACCTCTGGGCGCCGTTCACGGCCATGGCGAGCACCGCCGCCAGGACCACGGCCAGGAGGATGGCCGCCACCCTCGGGGCTCTCGGTACCGTGGCGGACATGTGTGGCTTCATGATCTTGTTGGTGCCTGGTAAAATACGGCGACGAGTGTTGCCATTTATAGATGGAACCCTCTGGGATGGTAGCTAGCAATGTCTGTCTGACTGGCCCATCGGCATGCATGGCCGTTTGTATGCGTCACACCTAACCTGGGCACACGAGATCGACACGTACGTACCTACTACGGTGGTTGGGTGGCACGTCGATGGACACGCGCGGTGTCTCTTTTGTCTCCTCGCTAGATCATCACGACCGCATAActttttctcttctttctttcaACGGACTATCTAGAAACAGTACATATCGTTTCGTCTCTTTTCTTTTGCGGGAAGAAGAAGCATGTGTTTGTTTTCATCCTCGTCGTTCTAATCTCCAACATATATATGCTTGGCTACTACTACTACACAATGCAGGAATCTTTACACTAATACTCTGACTATTGTGCTCTTTTAAACTATACTACGTTGCACCCACAGCTCTTTCGCCAATCCCTACGCTATATCTCACATTCAGCATGTCATCTCTAATCTACATTAGTAATCTCACATCTGCATAAGTCGGTTTCAACTAGTCAAGCAGTTTAGTTGCGACAGCGGAGTAGTGCATTGCCTTCATTCCTTGGATAAAGCGCCCTGGGCGACCGGGAGAGAAACCGGCTGCAGGCGTGAAGCTGAGGCCTAATATACTATGTAAACTAGATGAttccccgcgcgttgctgcggaaAGTATTGCCTAAAGTTGGTGTTTTACTCATACCGACTGTCTTAAAAGGATCAACAAAACGACTATAGATGATTCTGCTGACAACAATACTTTAGAATGATACATGACTATTGATACATATGTAAGTAAGGTCAA contains:
- the LOC125534634 gene encoding antimicrobial peptide 1b produces the protein MKPHMSATVPRAPRVAAILLAVVLAAVLAMAVNGAQRCGDQARGAKCPNCLCCGKYGFCGSGDAYCGEGSCQSQCRGCRDDVVGQALPTESDPTRAAAASSASATGLNLTASTGGP